In the genome of Streptomyces aquilus, the window GGGCGTCGACGCCCGAACGGCGGAGTGAAGCCGCTATGTCCCGTATCACCGAGTGAAGGGTCACCGAGGAGATGCTGACGGTCCCCGCCCAGGCCGCGTGCTCGTGCGAGCAGGAGATCGTCACCGGTGGGAGGAGGTGCACCGGGTACGCCGCGGCGATCTCCCGGGCGATGGCACAGGCGACCAGGGTGTCGGTCGCCAACGGCAGGTACGGGCCGTGCTGTTCGAAGCTGCCGACGGGGAGAACCGCGACCTGTCGTGAGACATTCGCGCCCCGCGTCCGTACGTCCTCCGTGGTGTCCGCCGGCAACGGACCGTATGCCGCCGACCGCGCTTGCGAATCACTCATTCTTTCACGGCCTTTCGTCTCTGCTTAGGAACTCGAGAATCATGACAGACAAAATTGGCGTCCTCGGCAAGAAGTCCCCGCAGCGCACCGGCGTGGAACGCATAGTGAATGCCCCGCTGCCCACCGTGTACGGGCAATTCCGGGCGGTCGGCTACCTGGATCACGACCGCGGCGACGAACAAGTGGCCCTCGTCCACGGCGAGATAGGCACCGAGGACGTCCTCGTCCGGCTGCACTCCGAGTGCCTCACCGGTGACGCCTTCGGCTCCCGGCACTGCGAGTGCGGCGAGCAGCTCGACTCCGCCATGCGGGCCGTGGTCGCCCAAGGCAGCGGCATCGTCGTCTACTTGCGGGGCCACGAGGGCCGCGGTATCGGTCTGCTCGCCAAGCTCCGCGCGATGGCTCTCCAGGCGGAGGGCCTGGACACCGTCGAGGCGAACCTCGCCCTCGGCCTGCCGGTGGACGCCCGGGACTACGGCGTCGCCGCCGGCATGCTGCACGACCTCGGCGTGAACAGCGTCCGCCTGATGTCCAACAACCCCGACAAGCGGGAGGCGTTGGTACGGCACGGCATCGAGGTCACCGAGACCGTGCCGCTGCTGATCCAGCCGTGCGAGAGCAACATCACCTACCTGCGCACCAAGCGGGAGCGCCTCGACCACCATCTGCCCCATCTGGACGCGGTGGCCCACCTCTCCTGATTACGGGTGGCGCGGTCCGGACAGGAAGAGGGGGCCGACCGACCCCGACCCACCTGGGAGGCTCGCCCGTGAGAATGCAGGCACAGGCCGTCGTGATCGGCGGCGGAGTGATGGGCACGAGCATCGCCTACCACCTCGCCGCCGCCGGTGTCCGTGACGTCGTGCTCGTCGAACGGGACGAGCTGGCCTCCGGCTCCACCTCGAAGGCGGCGGGCGGGGTGCGGGCCCAGTTCTCCGACGAGCTCAACGTGCATCTCGGGGCGCGCAGCCTGGCCGCGTTCGGCCGGTTCCGGGAGGAGATCGGGTACGACATCGGGCTGCACCGGGTCGGCTACCTCTTCCTGCTGTCGACCCCCGAGGACGTGGCCTCCTTCGAGGCGGGCGTACGGTTGCAGAACGCGCTCGGCGTGCCCAGCCGTCTGCTCACGCCGAAGGAGGCCCGCAAGCTCTCGCCGCTGATCCGCACCGAGGGCCTCCTCGCCGCCGCCTACTCGCCCGACGACGGCCACTGCACCCCCGAGGCCGTCGTCCACGGCTACGCCTCCGCGGCCCGCGCCCTCGGCGCCCGCGTCCTGCGGCACACCGAGGTCACCGGCATCGAACTCCACGGCGACCGCATCACGGCCGTGTCGACGACCCTCGGCCGGATCGCCACCGACACGGTGATCTGCGCGGCCGGACCCTGGTCGCGGGCCGTCGGCCGGATGGCCGGCGTGGACCTGCCCGTGGAGCCGCTGCGCCGCCAGATCGCCGTCACCGAACCGGTCCCGGACCTGCCGCCGGGCCTGCCCATGACCATCGACTTCAGCACCACCCTCTACTTCCACCGCGAGGGCCCCGGCCTCCTCCTCGGCATGTCCGACCCGGACGAACGCCCCGGCTTCGCCACCGACACCCACGACCGCTGGATCCCGCGGCTGGCCGCCGCCATGGAACAGCGCGCCCCCGCCCTCCTCGACCTGCGCCGCACCGGCGGCTGGGCGGGCCTGTACGAGGTCACCCCCGACCACAACGCCCTGATCGGCGAGGCGACTTCGGTCTCCCGGTTCCTCTACGCCACCGGCTTCTCCGGCCACGGCTTCCTCCAGGGACCGGCCGTCGGCGAGGTGGTCCGTGACCTGGTCCTGGGCCGCGTACCCTTCGTGGACGTCAGCCCGTTGAACGCCGGCCGGTTCGCGGCCGACGCCCCGCGCCCGGAGGCCAACTGCGTATGACCGATCTCCATCTGTGGCTGCGCCACGAGGTCCGTCCCACCGAGCGACGCACGCCGATCGTGCCGTCCGACGCCCGCCGGCTGGTCGAGAGCGGGGTGACCCTGACCGTCGAGGAGTCCCCGCAGCGGATCTTCCCGATCGAGGAGTACGAGGCGGTCGGCGCCCGCGTCGCGCCCGCGGGGTCGTGGGTGTCGGCGCCGCCGCAGGCCGTGATCCTCGGCCTGAAGGAACTCCCGGACGGTCCCGACCGGTTGGCGCACCGGCACATCTTCTTCGGGCACGCCTACAAGCGGCAGCCGGGCGCCGCCGGCCTGCTGCGCCGGTTCGCCGCCGGGGGCGGGACGCTCCTCGACCTGGAGTACCTGGTGGACGACACGGGCCGCAGGCTCGCCGCCTTCGGCTACTGGGCCGGATACCTGGGCGCCGCCCTCGCGGTGCTCCAGCAGCGGGGCCGTCTCGGCGCGCCGCTGACGCCCACCTCGAAGGAGGAACTGGACGCCCGCCTCCGCCCCGTCGCCGGGGACGCGGACTTCACCGCGCTGGTGATCGGCGCCCTCGGCCGCAGCGGCCGCGGCGCCCGCGCGGCCCTCCAGGCGGCCGGTGTCGAGCCGACCTGCTGGGACCTCGACGAGACCCGGAACCTGGACCGACCGGCCCTCCTCGCCCACGACGTCCTGGTCAACTGCGTCCTCGCCACGACCCCCGTCCCGCCCTTCGTCCGCGAGGCCGACCTCGACGACCCGGCCCGCCGGCTGCGCACCCTCTCCGACGTCACCTGCGACGTCGGCTCCCCGCTCAACGTCCTGCCGGTCTACGACCGCACCACGGAGTGGGACGACCCGGTACGGCGGCTGCGCAAGGAGCCCCCGCTCGACCTGATCGCCATCGACAACCTGCCCTCGCTGCTGCCGAGGGAGTCCAGCGAGGACTTCTCCGGCTCGCTCCGGCCCCTGCTCCTCGACTTCGGGGCCGGCGGGCCATGGGGGCGCGCTGTGGACCGGTTCCACCAGGCGAGCCGGGAACACGGCATCGCGGAAGGGGAGTTGCCGCATGACTGACCTGGTACCCGCGAGCGGCACCGTCCACTGGATCGGCACCGGGCTGTCCACGGGCAGCGGACTGGCGAAGCTGTGCGAGAGCGCCCCGCGGGTGCGGGTCTGGCATCGCACCGAGGAACGCGCGGCCCAGGCCCTCGACCGGCTGGGCCTCACCGGACGCGCCGAGCCGCGCGCGTACACCCTGGACAAGCTGACGGCGGCCCTCCAGCCCGGCGACGTCGTCGTCTCGATGCTGCCCGCGCCCGAGCACGCCGGCATCCTCGCGGTGTGCGTCGCCTCGCGGGCCCACTTCGCCTGCTCCAGCTATGTGTCGGACGCGGTCCTGGAGCAGGTCCCCGCCGCTGCCGCGGCCGGGCTCGTCGTCCTCACCGAGGCCGGGCTCGACCCGGGCATCGACCACCTCTTCGCGCACAGCCTCGTGGCCCGCGCCCGGGACGCGATCGGCGACGGCACGGCGGCCTCGTACCGCCTCACCTCCTACTGCGGCGGCATCCCCGCGGTGCCGAACGACTTCAGGTACCGCTTCAGCTGGGCGCCCCTCGGTGTCCTCAACGCCCTGCGCTCGCCCGCCCGTTACCTCGCGGACGGCGCCGAGACCACCGCCGCGCGGCCCTGGGAGGCGACCCGGCGGCACGTCGTCGACGGGGAGACCTTCGAGGTCTACCCGAACCGCGACAGCGTGCCCTTCGTCGAGCAGTACGGCATGCCGCCCGCCTGGAAACCGCAGACGTTCGTCCGGGGCACCCTGCGCCTGGAGGGCTGGCTGGAGGCCTGGGGCGAGGTCTTCGAGGAGCTGAAGGCGGGGGACGACGCCCGGATCGCCGCCCTGGCCCAGGAGTTGGCGGCCACCTACCCGACCACCGACACCGACCGGGACCGGGTCGTCCTCGTCGTGACGCTGGACGTGGCCGGTCCGGCGGGGCAGGCCTGGTCCGGCAGCTATCTGCTCGACCTGACCGGGGACGAGGAGGAGAGCGCGATGGCCCGCTGCGTCTCCCGCACCCTCGCCCTCGGTGTCCGCCGCGTCCTGGACGGCGCCCTGCCGCCGGGTCTCAACCGCGCCGCCGAGACGGCGGCACGGTCGGAGGAGTGGCTGCGCGAACTCGCCCTGGAGGGAGTCGACTTCACGCTGCGGGTGGATGCCTGATCAGTCCGTCACGGCCTCGTGCACCAGCCGCTTCAGCTCGGGATAGAGCGTGTGCGAGCCCTTGGGCCGGACCTGCGTCATGAACTGCACCGTCAGATCGCGGCGCGGGTCCACCCAGAACGTCGTCGTGGCGACCCCGCTCCAGCCGAACATGCCCAGGCTCGTGGGGACCCTGGTGCGCTCCGGGTCGATCACCACGGAGACGCCGAGGCCGAAACCGACGCCGTCGTTGCCGGGTTCGTCATGGGCCGGCCTGCTGCCGAAGGCGCGCAGGTCGACGCCGCCGGGGAGGTGGTTGGAGGCCATCAGGTCCACCGTCGCGGGGGACAGCAGCCGCACGCCGTCGAGTTCGCCGCGGCGCCGCAGCAGCTCCATGAACCGGTGGACGTCGTACGCCGAGGCCACCATGCCGCCGCTGCCGGACAGGAAGCGGGGACGCCCGCGCAGCGGCAGACCGGCGATCGGCTCGATACCGCCGCTGTCGGTCTCCCCGTACAACTCGGCGAGTCTGCCCGCCTGTTCGCCGCTCACGCAGAACCCGGCGTCGGGCATCCCCAGCGGTCGGAAGATCCGCTCCGCGAAGAACTCGTCGAGCGGCTGCCCGGACACCACCTCGATGACGCGCCCCAGCACATTGGTGGCGACCGAGTAGTTCCACTGCGTGCCCGGCTCGAACTGGAGCGGCAGGCTCGCGTACACGTCGACCGTCTCGGCCAGCGTCGAACCCGGCACCACGGACGACTCCAGACCGGCCTCCCGGTACAGGGCGTCCACCGGATGACA includes:
- a CDS encoding saccharopine dehydrogenase family protein, which produces MTDLVPASGTVHWIGTGLSTGSGLAKLCESAPRVRVWHRTEERAAQALDRLGLTGRAEPRAYTLDKLTAALQPGDVVVSMLPAPEHAGILAVCVASRAHFACSSYVSDAVLEQVPAAAAAGLVVLTEAGLDPGIDHLFAHSLVARARDAIGDGTAASYRLTSYCGGIPAVPNDFRYRFSWAPLGVLNALRSPARYLADGAETTAARPWEATRRHVVDGETFEVYPNRDSVPFVEQYGMPPAWKPQTFVRGTLRLEGWLEAWGEVFEELKAGDDARIAALAQELAATYPTTDTDRDRVVLVVTLDVAGPAGQAWSGSYLLDLTGDEEESAMARCVSRTLALGVRRVLDGALPPGLNRAAETAARSEEWLRELALEGVDFTLRVDA
- a CDS encoding NAD(P)/FAD-dependent oxidoreductase; this translates as MQAQAVVIGGGVMGTSIAYHLAAAGVRDVVLVERDELASGSTSKAAGGVRAQFSDELNVHLGARSLAAFGRFREEIGYDIGLHRVGYLFLLSTPEDVASFEAGVRLQNALGVPSRLLTPKEARKLSPLIRTEGLLAAAYSPDDGHCTPEAVVHGYASAARALGARVLRHTEVTGIELHGDRITAVSTTLGRIATDTVICAAGPWSRAVGRMAGVDLPVEPLRRQIAVTEPVPDLPPGLPMTIDFSTTLYFHREGPGLLLGMSDPDERPGFATDTHDRWIPRLAAAMEQRAPALLDLRRTGGWAGLYEVTPDHNALIGEATSVSRFLYATGFSGHGFLQGPAVGEVVRDLVLGRVPFVDVSPLNAGRFAADAPRPEANCV
- the ribA gene encoding GTP cyclohydrolase II; this translates as MTDKIGVLGKKSPQRTGVERIVNAPLPTVYGQFRAVGYLDHDRGDEQVALVHGEIGTEDVLVRLHSECLTGDAFGSRHCECGEQLDSAMRAVVAQGSGIVVYLRGHEGRGIGLLAKLRAMALQAEGLDTVEANLALGLPVDARDYGVAAGMLHDLGVNSVRLMSNNPDKREALVRHGIEVTETVPLLIQPCESNITYLRTKRERLDHHLPHLDAVAHLS
- a CDS encoding serine hydrolase domain-containing protein; this encodes MAQLWQEVDPSEVGLDAKALDRLDQHVAHYVDEGRLPGFLVAVARGGRVAHLTTHGRRDLAAGLPVTSDTLWRIYSMTKPVTSVAALLLVEEGKLSLDDPVARYVPAFAGIQVHESGSGADVRTRPAAQPVLIRHLMTHTAGLTFASYRCHPVDALYREAGLESSVVPGSTLAETVDVYASLPLQFEPGTQWNYSVATNVLGRVIEVVSGQPLDEFFAERIFRPLGMPDAGFCVSGEQAGRLAELYGETDSGGIEPIAGLPLRGRPRFLSGSGGMVASAYDVHRFMELLRRRGELDGVRLLSPATVDLMASNHLPGGVDLRAFGSRPAHDEPGNDGVGFGLGVSVVIDPERTRVPTSLGMFGWSGVATTTFWVDPRRDLTVQFMTQVRPKGSHTLYPELKRLVHEAVTD
- a CDS encoding saccharopine dehydrogenase — protein: MTDLHLWLRHEVRPTERRTPIVPSDARRLVESGVTLTVEESPQRIFPIEEYEAVGARVAPAGSWVSAPPQAVILGLKELPDGPDRLAHRHIFFGHAYKRQPGAAGLLRRFAAGGGTLLDLEYLVDDTGRRLAAFGYWAGYLGAALAVLQQRGRLGAPLTPTSKEELDARLRPVAGDADFTALVIGALGRSGRGARAALQAAGVEPTCWDLDETRNLDRPALLAHDVLVNCVLATTPVPPFVREADLDDPARRLRTLSDVTCDVGSPLNVLPVYDRTTEWDDPVRRLRKEPPLDLIAIDNLPSLLPRESSEDFSGSLRPLLLDFGAGGPWGRAVDRFHQASREHGIAEGELPHD